The following coding sequences are from one Ailuropoda melanoleuca isolate Jingjing unplaced genomic scaffold, ASM200744v2 unplaced-scaffold33146, whole genome shotgun sequence window:
- the LOC117798712 gene encoding lipocalin-15-like produces CVLLGPVLLLLWVSVAWAEVLVQPDFDAKKFSGLWYVASVVSDCKVFLGKKDHLLMSTRSIKALAGGNLSVHMEFPWADGCHQVDAEYLRVGSEGHFRVPALGYLDVRVVDTDSSSFALVCIYKELEGALSTAVKLY; encoded by the exons TGCGTCCTGCTGGGCCCGGTCCTGTTGCTGCTCTGGGTGTCTGTGGCTTGGGCCGAGGTCCTGGTGCAGCCAGATTTTGATGCCAAGAAG TTCTCAGGCCTCTGGTACGTGGCCTCCGTGGTCTCTGACTGCAAGGTCTTCCTGGGCAAGAAGGACCACCTGCTGATGTCCACCAGGTCCATCAAGGCCTTGGCAGGTGGCAACCTCAGTGTCCACATGGAGTTCCCTTG GGCTGACGGCTGTCACCAGGTGGATGCCGAGTACCTAAGAGTGGGCTCTGAGGGCCACTTCAGAGTCCCAG CCCTGGGCTACCTGGACGTGCGCGTCGTGGACACGGACTCCAGCTCCTTCGCCTTGGTCTGTATCTACAAGGAGCTGGAGGGAGCGCTCAGCACCGCGGTGAAGCTCTACA